The nucleotide sequence GCCCATGAGTACGGCGCCGACAGGCCTATACCCACGGCGAGCATCTGCAAGGTTACGGTGATGCTGGAGCTTTTCCAGCAGGCGCAGGAAGGGAAGCTCTCCCTCGGCGACCGGTATCCCCTGTTCAAAGACATCTCGAAGTTCAGCGGCGGGACGATGGGCCAGATGACCGGCCAACCGGTCCTGAGCCTCCGCGACTACTGCCGCATAATGATCGCGCAGTCCGACAACATGGCGACGGACCAGCTGGCGAAGGTCGTGGGGCTGGACAATGTCAACGCAAACCTCAGATCGCTTGGGCTCCGCAACACCGCCATGCCGATGCTGATGGGCGAAATGCACTACCGGTACGCCGGCCTCTCCGGAGAGCCCTCCGACGAGAAGGACCGCACGCTGACGGAGTTCATCACGAAGACGCCGCCGGGGCCGGAGCACGTCAACTACACCGAGGACCTCACGAACAATGTCACATCGGCCCGGGACATGGGCACGATCATGGAGCGAATCTACTACGGGCAGATGGTGAGCCCGAAGGCCTCGTGGGAGATGCTGGAGATGCTCAAGATGTGCGACCAGCGCACGAAGATCCCGGGCAGGCTGAAGGCGGACGTCGTGGTGGCGCACAAGATTGGCGGGAGCAACCGCATCCAGGGTGACGTTGGGATAGCGCTGCTTCCGAGCGGGCCGATGGTGATTTGCATGCTGACCCGACACAACGATTACCGCGGCGGCAACGGCGTGCAGACGATCGCGGAGCTGAGCCGCATGGCGGTGGAGGCGTTCTCGCCCGAAAGCGTGAATTAAGAGAGGAAGTTGTCCGCAGATTACGCAGATTATTTTGTGTGGCGTGCGGCGTTCTGTAGAGGTGGAGGTGTGATCGTGGTAGGGGCGTTCTATGAACTCCCTCGACGGCGTGGTATACGGTTGGTAGAACCGTAATCGTAACCAACCAGGGCGTTCATAGAACGCCCCTACGATAAGCACCGTCCATGCCTCACCCCTGCCATACTGGCGTCCGAAATAATCTGCGAAATCTGCGTAATCTGCGGATAACTTTCGAAGGACAGAAATGCTACCGATAAGAGATATGGATGCGCTGACGAAGGCGTTTGAGGGCAAGGCGAGCTTCTGGGTGAAGGACCTGGCGACGGGGTCGTCCCACAGCTATAACCCCGATGTGCCGATGCCGACGGCGAGCGTGTGCAAGGTGCCGGTGATGCTGGAGCTGTTCCGCCGGGCGCATGAGGGGACGCTGTCCCTCGATGAGCGGCGTACCCTCTCGGGCAAGATATCGCGCCACGGCAGCGGGGTGCTGAGCTCTATGGCGGACGCGCCGACGATGACGCTGCGCGACTACTGCCGCCTGATGATAACCGTCAGCGACGACATCGCCACCGACGTGCTCATAAA is from SAR202 cluster bacterium and encodes:
- a CDS encoding serine hydrolase, with product MATQTKKAFPASAFPARKMDAAASAFKGVVGFYVKDLATGAAHEYGADRPIPTASICKVTVMLELFQQAQEGKLSLGDRYPLFKDISKFSGGTMGQMTGQPVLSLRDYCRIMIAQSDNMATDQLAKVVGLDNVNANLRSLGLRNTAMPMLMGEMHYRYAGLSGEPSDEKDRTLTEFITKTPPGPEHVNYTEDLTNNVTSARDMGTIMERIYYGQMVSPKASWEMLEMLKMCDQRTKIPGRLKADVVVAHKIGGSNRIQGDVGIALLPSGPMVICMLTRHNDYRGGNGVQTIAELSRMAVEAFSPESVN
- a CDS encoding serine hydrolase; protein product: MLPIRDMDALTKAFEGKASFWVKDLATGSSHSYNPDVPMPTASVCKVPVMLELFRRAHEGTLSLDERRTLSGKISRHGSGVLSSMADAPTMTLRDYCRLMITVSDDIATDVLINLLTPDAINATLESMGFQNTRTSMTMGAWHYSYAGITGEPSPEKDRVLAQVFAKSPPSLDNPAYSSALTNNVA